Proteins encoded in a region of the Streptomyces akebiae genome:
- a CDS encoding alpha/beta hydrolase, which produces MTSFDSSPQLNVWRALLALAVVFVMLATTGWTAIRSHRDKSPLQASLSAWRSGHLDGRELPDAESPPHRLAAFFASLTAQQRTRLVHRYPLAVGNMNGAPVELRYRANRIALKQQSRHERERTHDKRLSETGRFEAGRRMHRFDMLAVQKRRILAFDPEGNGRVAEVFGNLDKAERVSVVVPGVDTNVINFQRTNRRYSAPVGMAESLYDAERAASRGTRTAVIAWADYTAPDGLGLDSATALRAEQGSVRLNALVRSLPGDSTVALVCHSYGSVVCGVAARSLPSRVTDIAVAGSPGMRAETVGQLRTAARVWAMRDADDWVQDVPYLEVGGLGHGADPVSSEFGARILSAADARGHSGYFEPGTESLHNFAEIGIGAYESVRCARENDACLTGLSDSAAA; this is translated from the coding sequence GTGACTTCCTTCGACTCCTCCCCGCAACTGAACGTCTGGCGCGCACTACTGGCGCTGGCCGTGGTTTTCGTGATGCTGGCGACCACCGGCTGGACCGCGATCCGCAGCCACAGAGACAAGTCGCCGCTCCAGGCGTCGCTCTCCGCGTGGCGGAGCGGACACCTCGACGGCCGTGAACTGCCGGACGCCGAATCGCCCCCGCACCGCCTGGCGGCCTTCTTCGCCTCGCTCACCGCGCAGCAGCGCACCCGGCTCGTCCACCGCTACCCGCTCGCGGTCGGCAACATGAACGGCGCGCCCGTCGAACTGCGTTACCGGGCCAACCGCATCGCGCTGAAGCAGCAGAGCCGGCACGAACGGGAACGCACGCACGACAAACGGCTCTCCGAGACCGGCCGGTTCGAGGCCGGCCGCCGGATGCACCGCTTCGACATGCTGGCCGTGCAGAAACGGCGCATCCTCGCCTTCGACCCCGAGGGCAACGGCCGGGTCGCCGAGGTCTTCGGCAACCTCGACAAGGCCGAGCGCGTCTCGGTCGTCGTCCCCGGCGTCGACACCAACGTGATCAACTTCCAGCGCACCAACCGCCGGTACTCGGCCCCCGTCGGCATGGCCGAATCGCTCTACGACGCGGAGCGCGCGGCGAGCCGCGGGACGCGTACGGCCGTCATCGCCTGGGCCGACTACACCGCACCCGACGGCCTCGGCCTGGACTCGGCGACCGCGCTGCGGGCCGAACAGGGCTCGGTCCGGCTGAACGCGTTGGTGCGGAGCCTGCCGGGCGACTCCACGGTCGCGCTGGTGTGCCACAGCTACGGCTCCGTGGTGTGCGGGGTCGCCGCGCGCTCGCTGCCGTCGCGGGTCACCGACATCGCGGTCGCGGGCAGCCCCGGCATGCGTGCCGAGACGGTCGGCCAGCTGCGGACGGCGGCCCGGGTGTGGGCCATGCGGGACGCCGACGACTGGGTCCAGGACGTGCCCTACCTGGAGGTCGGCGGGCTCGGTCACGGCGCCGACCCGGTCTCCTCGGAGTTCGGGGCGCGCATTCTGTCGGCGGCCGACGCCCGGGGGCACAGCGGCTACTTCGAGCCGGGCACCGAGAGCCTCCACAACTTCGCCGAGATCGGCATCGGCGCGTACGAGTCGGTGCGGTGCGCGCGGGAGAACGACGCGTGTCTGACAGGTCTGTCCGACAGCGCTGCGGCCTGA
- a CDS encoding small hydrophobic protein, which produces MAGFGHGTRRHPRSRGRTWSWTGPDRATLGIIGVICAIAGFFVLGIVLGPVAVLCGWLAMNRTWSGARPVPAIIAVVLGAIDTILAIIWLAGVTGPGTGLV; this is translated from the coding sequence ATGGCGGGCTTCGGACACGGTACGCGCAGGCACCCCCGATCACGTGGCCGGACGTGGTCATGGACCGGGCCGGATCGCGCGACCCTCGGGATCATCGGAGTCATCTGCGCGATCGCCGGATTCTTCGTCCTGGGCATCGTCCTGGGGCCCGTGGCGGTCCTCTGCGGCTGGCTGGCCATGAACCGCACCTGGTCCGGCGCCCGCCCCGTCCCTGCGATCATCGCGGTCGTTCTGGGTGCGATCGACACGATCCTGGCCATCATCTGGCTCGCGGGAGTGACCGGGCCGGGAACGGGTCTCGTCTGA
- a CDS encoding MFS transporter, whose product MTSQTTVDKTGPGDKAPGVPSDPTTNQGRGLRGHPWFTLLTVAVGVMMVALDGTIVAIANPAIAKDLGATWADVQWITNAYFLALAVTLITAGKLGDRFGHRQTFLIGVVGFAAASGAIGLSNSVAFVVTFRVFQGLFGALLMPAALGLLRATFPAEKLNMAIGIWGMVIGASTAGGPILGGFLVENVSWQSVFWINVPVGVLAVALGAWILLDHRAENAPRSFDVLGIALLSGAMFCLVWALIKAPEWGWGDGQTWTFLVVSVVGFVLFAFWETKVKEPLIPLALFRSVPLSAGVVLMVLMAIAFMGGLFFVTFYLQNVHGMSPIDAGLHLLPLTGMMIVGSPLAGALITKAGPRIPLAGGMALTAIAMYGMSTLQTDTGSAVMSLWFALLGLGLAPVMVGATEVIVGNAPLELSGVAGGLQQAAMQIGGSLGTAVLGAVMTSKVDSDFAGNWKDAGLPPLDEAQLAQAKQAVQQGAAPVAEGTPAEIAAKITTVAHDTFISGMSLASLVAAGVAAVAVLVAFLTKRGVNAEAGAGAAHI is encoded by the coding sequence ATGACTAGTCAGACCACTGTCGACAAGACGGGACCGGGGGACAAGGCGCCAGGCGTCCCGTCGGACCCGACGACGAACCAGGGCCGGGGCCTGCGCGGCCATCCCTGGTTCACCCTCCTCACCGTGGCCGTCGGCGTCATGATGGTCGCCCTCGACGGCACCATCGTGGCCATCGCCAACCCGGCCATCGCCAAGGATCTGGGTGCCACCTGGGCCGATGTCCAGTGGATCACCAACGCGTACTTCCTCGCCCTCGCCGTCACGCTCATCACCGCGGGCAAGCTGGGCGACCGCTTCGGCCACCGCCAGACCTTCCTGATAGGCGTGGTCGGCTTCGCCGCCGCCTCCGGGGCCATCGGCCTGTCGAACTCGGTCGCCTTCGTGGTGACCTTCCGTGTCTTCCAGGGCCTGTTCGGCGCGCTGCTGATGCCGGCCGCGCTCGGCCTGCTGCGTGCCACGTTCCCCGCCGAGAAGCTGAACATGGCGATCGGCATCTGGGGCATGGTCATCGGCGCCTCCACCGCGGGCGGCCCGATCCTCGGCGGCTTCCTGGTGGAGAACGTCAGCTGGCAGTCGGTGTTCTGGATCAACGTCCCGGTCGGCGTCCTCGCCGTGGCCCTCGGTGCCTGGATCCTGCTGGACCACCGCGCCGAGAACGCCCCGCGCTCCTTCGACGTCCTGGGCATCGCCCTGCTCTCCGGCGCCATGTTCTGCCTGGTCTGGGCGCTCATCAAGGCCCCGGAGTGGGGCTGGGGCGACGGCCAGACCTGGACCTTCCTGGTCGTCTCCGTCGTCGGCTTCGTCCTCTTCGCCTTCTGGGAGACGAAGGTGAAGGAGCCGCTCATCCCGCTGGCCCTCTTCCGTTCCGTACCGCTCTCGGCGGGTGTCGTCCTGATGGTCCTGATGGCCATCGCCTTCATGGGCGGCCTGTTCTTCGTGACGTTCTACCTCCAGAACGTGCACGGCATGAGCCCCATCGACGCGGGTCTGCACCTGCTCCCGCTCACCGGCATGATGATCGTCGGCTCGCCGCTCGCCGGCGCGCTGATCACCAAGGCCGGACCGCGTATCCCGCTGGCGGGCGGCATGGCCCTCACCGCGATCGCGATGTACGGCATGTCGACGCTTCAGACCGACACCGGCAGCGCCGTGATGTCCCTCTGGTTCGCCCTCCTCGGCCTGGGCCTGGCCCCGGTGATGGTCGGCGCCACCGAGGTGATCGTCGGCAACGCGCCCCTGGAGCTGTCCGGTGTCGCGGGCGGTCTCCAGCAGGCCGCGATGCAGATCGGCGGCAGCCTCGGTACGGCCGTGCTGGGCGCCGTGATGACGTCCAAGGTGGACAGCGACTTCGCGGGCAACTGGAAGGACGCGGGACTTCCGCCGCTCGACGAGGCGCAGCTCGCCCAGGCCAAGCAGGCCGTCCAGCAGGGCGCCGCGCCGGTCGCCGAGGGCACCCCGGCGGAGATCGCCGCGAAGATCACCACGGTCGCGCACGACACGTTCATCTCCGGCATGAGCCTGGCGTCCCTCGTCGCCGCCGGGGTCGCCGCGGTCGCCGTCCTCGTGGCGTTCCTGACCAAGCGCGGCGTCAACGCCGAGGCGGGTGCCGGAGCGGCGCACATCTAA
- a CDS encoding peroxiredoxin produces the protein MAIQVGDKAPDFELKDNHGATVKLSDFRGEKNVVVLFYPFAFTGVCTGELCELRDNLPKFVNDDVQLLAVSNDSIHTLRVFAEQEGLEYPLLSDFWPHGEVSRAYGVFDADKGCAVRGTFIVDKEGLVRWSVVNALPDARDLNEYLAALDTL, from the coding sequence ATGGCGATCCAGGTCGGCGACAAGGCCCCCGACTTCGAGCTCAAGGACAACCACGGCGCCACCGTGAAGCTCTCGGACTTCCGCGGCGAGAAGAACGTGGTGGTGCTCTTCTACCCGTTCGCGTTCACCGGGGTGTGCACGGGCGAGCTGTGCGAGCTGCGGGACAACCTCCCGAAGTTCGTCAACGACGACGTGCAGCTGCTGGCCGTGTCGAACGACTCGATCCACACGCTGCGGGTCTTCGCCGAGCAGGAGGGCCTGGAGTACCCGCTGCTGTCGGACTTCTGGCCGCACGGCGAGGTCTCCCGGGCGTACGGCGTGTTCGACGCCGACAAGGGCTGCGCGGTGCGCGGCACCTTCATCGTCGACAAGGAGGGCCTCGTCCGCTGGTCGGTCGTCAACGCCCTGCCCGACGCCCGCGACCTGAACGAGTACCTCGCGGCGCTCGACACCTTGTGA
- the aceE gene encoding pyruvate dehydrogenase (acetyl-transferring), homodimeric type, whose product MASGSDRNPIIIGGLPSQVPDFDPEETQEWLDSLDAAVDERGRERARYLMLRLIERAREKRVAVPEMRSTDYVNTIPTKAEPFFPGNEEIERKILNATRWNAAVMVSRAQRPGIGVGGHIATFASSASLYDVGFNHFFRGKDEGDGGDQIFFQGHASPGIYARAYMLDRLDDQQLDAFRQEKSKAPYGLSSYPHPRLMPDFWEFPTVSMGLGPLGAIYQARMNRYMEARGIADTSKSHVWAFLGDGEMDEPESLGQLTIAAREGLDNLTFVVNCNLQRLDGPVRGNGKVIQELESVFRGAGWNVIKLVWDRSWDPLLAQDRDGVLVNRMNTTPDGQYQTYATETGAYIRDHFFGDDHRLRAMVENMTDDQILHLGRGGHDHRKIYAAYKAAYEHKGQPTVILAKTVKGWTLGPNFEGRNATHQMKKLTVDDLKRFRDRLHLPISDKELESGAPPYYHPGRDSEEIQYMHDRRKALGGYVPTRVVRAKPLALPDDKTYATVKKGSGQQSIATTMAFVRLLKDLMRDKEIGKRFVLIAPDEYRTFGMDSFFPSAKIYNPLGQQYEAVDRDLLLAYKESPTGQMLHDGISEAGCTASLIAAGSAYATHGEPLIPVYVFYSMFGFQRTGDQFWQMSDQLARGFVLGATAGRTTLTGEGLQHADGHSQLLASTNPGCVAYDPAFGYEIAHIVQDGLRRMYGETADGKPGEDVFYYLTVYNEPIQHPAEPADVDVEGILKGIHRYRAGEAGSIPAQIIASGVAVPWAVEAQAILAADWNVKADVWSATSWNELRREAVEVERHNLLHPEEEQQVPYVTQKLSGAEGPFVAVSDWMRSVPDQISRWVPGTYQSLGADGFGFADTRGAARRFFHIDAQSIVVAVLTELAREGKVDRSVLKQAIDRYQLLDVAAADPGAAGGDA is encoded by the coding sequence GTGGCTTCCGGATCCGATCGCAATCCGATCATCATTGGCGGCCTTCCGAGTCAGGTCCCTGACTTCGATCCCGAGGAGACCCAGGAGTGGCTCGACTCGCTCGACGCCGCCGTGGACGAGCGCGGCCGTGAGCGCGCGCGCTACCTGATGCTCCGGCTCATCGAGCGGGCCCGCGAGAAGCGCGTGGCCGTGCCCGAGATGCGCAGCACGGACTACGTCAACACCATCCCGACCAAGGCCGAGCCGTTCTTCCCCGGCAACGAGGAGATCGAGCGGAAGATCCTCAACGCGACTCGCTGGAACGCCGCCGTGATGGTCTCGCGCGCCCAGCGGCCCGGGATCGGCGTCGGCGGTCACATCGCGACCTTCGCGTCCTCCGCCTCCCTCTACGACGTGGGCTTCAACCACTTCTTCCGCGGCAAGGACGAGGGCGACGGCGGCGACCAGATCTTCTTCCAGGGTCACGCCTCCCCGGGCATCTACGCCCGCGCGTACATGCTGGACCGGCTCGACGACCAGCAGCTGGACGCCTTCCGCCAGGAGAAGTCGAAGGCGCCGTACGGCCTGTCCAGCTACCCGCACCCGCGGCTGATGCCGGACTTCTGGGAGTTCCCGACCGTGTCCATGGGCCTCGGTCCGCTGGGCGCGATCTACCAGGCGCGGATGAACCGGTACATGGAGGCGCGCGGCATCGCCGACACCTCCAAGTCCCATGTCTGGGCGTTCCTCGGCGACGGCGAGATGGACGAGCCGGAATCACTCGGCCAGCTGACGATCGCCGCCCGTGAGGGCCTCGACAACCTGACCTTCGTGGTGAACTGCAACCTCCAGCGCCTCGACGGCCCGGTGCGCGGCAACGGCAAGGTCATCCAGGAACTGGAGTCGGTCTTCCGGGGCGCCGGCTGGAACGTGATCAAGCTGGTCTGGGACCGTTCCTGGGACCCGCTGCTCGCGCAGGACCGCGACGGTGTGCTGGTCAACCGGATGAACACCACGCCGGACGGCCAGTACCAGACGTACGCCACGGAGACCGGCGCGTACATCCGCGACCACTTCTTCGGTGACGACCACCGGCTGCGCGCGATGGTCGAGAACATGACCGACGACCAGATCCTGCACCTGGGCCGCGGCGGTCACGACCACCGCAAGATCTACGCGGCGTACAAGGCGGCCTACGAGCACAAGGGCCAGCCGACGGTCATCCTGGCGAAGACGGTCAAGGGCTGGACCCTGGGGCCGAACTTCGAGGGCCGCAACGCCACGCACCAGATGAAGAAGCTGACGGTCGACGACCTCAAGCGCTTCCGGGACCGGCTGCACCTGCCGATCTCCGACAAGGAGCTGGAGAGCGGGGCCCCGCCGTACTACCACCCCGGGCGGGACTCCGAGGAGATCCAGTACATGCACGACCGCCGCAAGGCGCTCGGCGGGTACGTGCCGACCCGGGTCGTGCGGGCGAAGCCGCTGGCCCTGCCGGACGACAAGACGTACGCGACTGTGAAGAAGGGATCCGGTCAGCAGTCGATCGCCACGACCATGGCGTTCGTCCGGCTACTGAAGGACCTCATGCGGGACAAGGAGATCGGCAAGCGCTTCGTGCTGATCGCGCCCGATGAGTACCGCACCTTCGGCATGGACTCGTTCTTCCCGAGCGCGAAGATCTACAACCCGCTCGGCCAGCAGTACGAGGCGGTCGACCGTGATCTGCTGCTCGCGTACAAGGAGTCCCCGACCGGGCAGATGCTGCACGACGGCATCTCGGAGGCGGGCTGCACGGCGTCGCTGATCGCCGCCGGTTCGGCCTACGCCACGCACGGCGAACCGCTCATCCCGGTCTACGTCTTCTACTCGATGTTCGGTTTCCAGCGCACCGGTGACCAGTTCTGGCAGATGTCCGACCAGCTGGCACGCGGTTTCGTCCTGGGCGCGACCGCCGGGCGCACGACCCTGACCGGTGAGGGTCTGCAGCACGCGGACGGGCACTCGCAGCTGCTGGCGTCCACCAACCCGGGCTGCGTGGCGTACGACCCGGCGTTCGGGTACGAGATCGCGCACATCGTGCAGGACGGTCTGCGCCGGATGTACGGCGAGACCGCGGACGGCAAGCCGGGCGAGGACGTCTTCTACTACCTCACCGTCTACAACGAGCCCATCCAGCACCCGGCCGAGCCGGCGGACGTGGACGTCGAGGGCATCCTCAAGGGCATCCACCGCTACCGGGCCGGCGAGGCGGGCTCCATCCCCGCGCAGATCATCGCCTCCGGTGTCGCGGTGCCGTGGGCGGTCGAGGCGCAGGCGATCCTCGCCGCCGACTGGAACGTCAAGGCGGACGTCTGGTCGGCGACCTCCTGGAACGAGCTGCGCCGTGAGGCGGTCGAGGTGGAGCGGCACAACCTGCTGCACCCCGAGGAGGAGCAGCAGGTCCCGTACGTGACGCAGAAGCTGAGCGGCGCCGAGGGGCCCTTCGTGGCCGTCTCGGACTGGATGCGGTCGGTGCCGGACCAGATCTCGCGCTGGGTGCCGGGCACGTACCAGTCGCTGGGCGCGGACGGCTTCGGCTTCGCGGACACCCGGGGCGCGGCCCGGCGCTTCTTCCACATCGACGCGCAGTCGATCGTGGTCGCGGTGCTGACCGAGCTGGCGCGTGAGGGCAAGGTCGACCGCTCGGTGCTGAAGCAGGCCATCGACCGCTACCAGCTGCTCGACGTGGCCGCGGCGGACCCTGGGGCCGCCGGCGGCGACGCGTAG
- a CDS encoding potassium channel family protein: protein MKQRSVSAQLHWEQRTQRPLLGLALVFAVAYAVPIVRPDASADVKWWCEVAEWGVWGAFALDYLIRLFLTERRWEFVRSRWLDLAAVVLPVIQPLRLLRVVATLLLVGQRARMASQIKLTTYVGGAVVGLLMFGSLAVLSVERDAPGGNIDTLDDAVWWSFTTMTTVGYGDHAPTTGLGRVLAVGLMLSGIALLGVVTANIAAWFIARFEKDDAEERRQTAAIAELAEEVRLLRAEVASLKSVEGVPERRR, encoded by the coding sequence ATGAAGCAGCGATCGGTATCGGCACAGCTCCACTGGGAACAGCGCACACAGCGGCCCCTGCTCGGCCTGGCCCTGGTGTTCGCCGTCGCGTACGCCGTGCCGATCGTCCGGCCGGACGCGAGCGCGGACGTGAAGTGGTGGTGCGAGGTCGCCGAGTGGGGGGTGTGGGGCGCGTTCGCCCTCGACTACCTCATCCGGCTCTTCCTCACGGAGCGGCGGTGGGAGTTCGTACGGTCGCGGTGGCTGGACCTGGCGGCCGTGGTGCTGCCCGTGATCCAGCCGCTGCGGCTGCTGCGGGTGGTGGCGACGCTGCTGCTGGTGGGGCAGCGCGCGCGGATGGCCTCGCAGATAAAGCTCACCACGTATGTCGGCGGGGCGGTCGTCGGGCTGCTGATGTTCGGGTCCCTGGCGGTGCTGTCCGTGGAACGGGACGCTCCCGGCGGGAACATCGACACGCTGGACGACGCGGTGTGGTGGTCGTTCACGACGATGACGACCGTGGGGTACGGGGACCACGCGCCGACGACCGGGCTGGGGCGGGTGCTGGCGGTCGGGCTCATGCTGTCCGGGATCGCCCTGCTGGGTGTGGTGACCGCGAACATCGCGGCGTGGTTCATAGCGCGGTTCGAGAAGGACGACGCGGAGGAGCGGCGGCAGACGGCCGCGATAGCGGAACTGGCCGAGGAGGTTCGGTTGTTGCGGGCGGAGGTGGCGTCGTTGAAGTCGGTGGAAGGGGTGCCGGAGAGACGCCGGTGA
- a CDS encoding DUF3052 domain-containing protein, giving the protein MSATADHAEERTNPAARLGFQPEQVVQEIGYDDDVDQELRESIEEVVGSELVDEDYDDVADAVVLWFRDDDGDLTDVLVDATTYIEEGGSILLLTPKTGRDGYVEPSDISEAATTAGLSASKSVSVGKDWSGSRLVTPKAAKSGKR; this is encoded by the coding sequence GTGAGCGCGACCGCGGACCACGCGGAGGAGCGGACGAACCCTGCCGCGAGGCTGGGGTTCCAGCCCGAGCAGGTGGTCCAGGAGATCGGCTACGACGACGATGTCGACCAGGAGCTCCGCGAGTCCATCGAGGAAGTCGTAGGCAGTGAGCTCGTCGACGAGGACTACGACGACGTGGCCGATGCCGTCGTGCTGTGGTTCCGAGACGACGACGGCGACCTGACGGATGTGCTGGTGGACGCCACCACGTACATCGAGGAAGGTGGCTCGATCCTGCTGCTGACGCCCAAGACCGGGCGCGACGGCTATGTGGAGCCCAGCGACATTTCGGAGGCCGCGACGACTGCGGGGTTGTCCGCGTCGAAGAGTGTCAGCGTGGGCAAGGACTGGAGCGGCAGCCGGCTGGTGACGCCGAAGGCCGCCAAGTCCGGTAAGAGGTGA
- a CDS encoding TetR family transcriptional regulator — METAAPQEQPGLRERKKQRTHDALLRAALELFTTRGYEATTVDEIAEAVDVSQRTFFRYFAGKEEAALAVLSLTHDHFLAAVRARPAHEAPLEAMRNAVLEGWDAFGAVVDQVVPLDLHLRAYGMVESTPALLAAHLRRADEVGRQIERIIAEREGLDEADPRPRVAVAVFAGVMRVTERLWALGDDLSMEAMRELTAAHLDALRPSLAEKWRTD, encoded by the coding sequence ATGGAGACGGCGGCGCCACAGGAGCAGCCCGGACTGCGCGAACGCAAGAAGCAGCGCACGCATGACGCGCTGCTGCGGGCGGCTCTGGAACTGTTCACGACGCGGGGGTACGAGGCCACGACGGTCGACGAGATCGCCGAGGCCGTCGATGTGTCGCAACGCACCTTCTTCCGCTACTTCGCGGGCAAGGAGGAGGCCGCGCTCGCGGTCCTGAGCCTCACCCACGACCACTTCCTGGCGGCGGTGCGCGCCCGGCCGGCGCACGAGGCCCCGCTGGAGGCGATGCGCAACGCCGTCCTGGAGGGCTGGGACGCCTTCGGCGCGGTCGTCGACCAGGTCGTGCCGCTCGACCTCCATCTGCGCGCGTACGGCATGGTCGAGTCGACGCCCGCACTGCTGGCCGCGCATCTGCGCCGGGCGGACGAGGTGGGGCGGCAGATCGAGCGGATCATCGCCGAGCGCGAGGGGCTCGACGAGGCCGACCCCCGGCCGCGCGTGGCGGTGGCGGTGTTCGCCGGCGTCATGCGCGTCACCGAACGGCTGTGGGCGCTGGGCGACGACCTCAGCATGGAGGCGATGCGCGAGCTGACGGCCGCGCATCTGGACGCCCTGCGACCCTCACTGGCCGAAAAGTGGCGTACTGACTGA